One Granulicella sp. 5B5 DNA window includes the following coding sequences:
- a CDS encoding uroporphyrinogen decarboxylase — translation MNPNETTEAALHPHGSSRFIRACLRQPVDRTPIWLLRQAGRYMPEYMAVRKHHSLLDICRTPEIAAEVTITAAERLGVDAAIIFADLLLPFTPMGLDFEFVNGEGPVVHQPIRSLEHIEALRTDRTDDLRYVAQAIEKVGQHFNQPRPDGDQLGIIGFIGAPFTLASYMIEGGSSRNYVETKKLMYASGSGNNLGAPSSPTAPSLAKVGSRDAKAWPLLLEKLLTVLTDYAAQQVEAGADVIQIFDSWAGALSVTDYRDYCLHATTELVQRVKALGVPVIYFGVDTASLLPTMRETGADVLGLDWRIPLDEGWRAIGYGTAVQGNLDPITLFAPQDVLEARVKEILDLAANRNGHIFNLGHGIVPGTPVENVIHVVDVVKKYSLREAAVAK, via the coding sequence TTGAATCCGAACGAAACAACCGAGGCCGCACTGCATCCTCACGGCAGCAGCCGATTCATCCGCGCCTGCCTGCGCCAGCCCGTCGACCGCACCCCCATATGGCTTCTCCGCCAGGCTGGCCGCTACATGCCGGAGTACATGGCCGTCCGCAAGCACCATTCACTACTGGATATCTGCCGCACGCCGGAGATCGCCGCCGAAGTCACCATCACCGCCGCCGAGCGCCTCGGCGTCGACGCAGCCATCATCTTCGCCGACCTCCTTCTGCCCTTCACGCCTATGGGTCTCGACTTCGAGTTCGTCAACGGCGAAGGCCCTGTCGTCCATCAGCCCATTCGTTCCCTCGAACACATCGAAGCCCTCCGCACCGACCGCACCGACGACCTCCGCTACGTCGCCCAGGCCATCGAAAAAGTCGGCCAGCACTTCAATCAACCGCGACCCGACGGCGATCAACTAGGCATCATCGGCTTCATCGGAGCGCCCTTCACCCTAGCCAGCTACATGATCGAAGGCGGCAGCTCCCGCAACTACGTCGAGACAAAAAAGCTCATGTACGCCTCAGGCTCAGGCAACAATCTGGGTGCCCCATCTTCGCCGACAGCTCCATCGTTGGCTAAGGTGGGTTCGCGGGACGCCAAGGCCTGGCCGCTCCTCCTCGAAAAACTCCTCACCGTCCTCACCGACTACGCCGCCCAGCAGGTCGAAGCCGGCGCCGACGTCATCCAGATCTTCGACTCCTGGGCTGGCGCGCTCTCCGTCACCGACTACCGCGACTACTGCCTCCACGCCACCACCGAGCTCGTCCAACGCGTCAAAGCTCTCGGCGTCCCTGTCATCTACTTCGGCGTCGACACCGCGAGCCTGCTCCCCACCATGCGCGAAACCGGTGCCGATGTCCTCGGCCTCGACTGGCGCATTCCGCTCGATGAGGGCTGGCGCGCCATTGGCTACGGCACCGCCGTACAGGGCAACCTCGACCCCATCACGCTCTTCGCGCCGCAGGACGTCCTCGAAGCTCGCGTCAAAGAGATCCTCGATCTAGCAGCCAACCGCAACGGCCACATCTTCAACCTCGGCCACGGCATCGTACCCGGCACACCCGTCGAGAACGTGATCCACGTCGTCGACGTCGTAAAGAAGTACAGCCTCCGCGAAGCCGCCGTCGCAAAGTGA
- a CDS encoding ferrochelatase: MSDTTTHDTPAILLLAHGTPDRLSEMAAYLDKVTGGRPMSPEVIAELQHRYAEIGLREEPLPDGPPLTKWTLLQGRLLSEALGQPVYIGMRNWHPFIADVVEQMKSDGVKKARVLCLAPQNSRTSVGLYRRALMQAVNGAFEVEFIAGWADEPLLAQAFAEKLWPVWAEACAATSAESGKPVRVPVLFTAHAVPCRTIISAPAQPTDSAAQPGAPVPADGIQNYGPATLPDPYPVECKQTAAHIADHMRPLGMTDRDWFFAFQSQGIAGAPWLGPTVPDTLKNLAQMGHKAIVLQPVGFLCDHVEILYDIDVDFKKQAAELGMTLYRAESLNGSPTLTRAIEQALKRTPTPETPGEAPAAKPAAADAQPEAVAAK; this comes from the coding sequence ATGAGTGACACCACCACGCACGACACGCCGGCAATTCTGCTGCTGGCCCACGGCACGCCCGACCGCCTCAGCGAGATGGCCGCCTATCTCGACAAGGTCACCGGCGGCCGCCCCATGTCCCCCGAGGTCATCGCCGAGCTCCAGCACCGCTACGCCGAGATCGGTCTGCGCGAAGAGCCCCTGCCCGACGGCCCACCTCTAACGAAGTGGACACTTCTGCAAGGCCGCCTCTTGAGCGAAGCCCTCGGCCAGCCCGTCTACATCGGCATGCGCAACTGGCACCCCTTCATCGCCGACGTTGTCGAGCAGATGAAGTCCGACGGCGTGAAGAAAGCCCGCGTCCTCTGCCTCGCGCCACAGAACTCCCGCACCAGCGTCGGCCTCTACCGCCGCGCCCTCATGCAGGCCGTCAACGGCGCGTTTGAAGTCGAGTTCATCGCCGGCTGGGCCGACGAGCCTCTGCTCGCCCAGGCCTTCGCCGAAAAACTCTGGCCCGTCTGGGCAGAGGCCTGCGCAGCCACAAGCGCCGAATCAGGAAAGCCCGTTCGCGTCCCCGTACTCTTCACCGCACACGCCGTCCCCTGCCGCACCATCATCAGCGCACCGGCGCAACCTACTGACTCCGCCGCGCAACCCGGCGCCCCCGTCCCCGCCGACGGCATCCAGAACTACGGCCCCGCCACCCTGCCCGACCCCTATCCCGTCGAGTGCAAGCAAACCGCCGCACACATCGCCGACCACATGCGCCCCCTCGGCATGACCGATCGCGACTGGTTCTTCGCATTTCAAAGCCAGGGCATCGCAGGTGCCCCGTGGCTCGGCCCCACTGTCCCCGACACCCTCAAGAACCTCGCGCAGATGGGCCACAAAGCCATCGTCCTCCAGCCTGTCGGCTTCCTCTGCGACCACGTCGAGATCCTCTACGACATCGACGTCGACTTCAAAAAACAGGCCGCCGAGCTCGGCATGACGCTCTACCGCGCCGAAAGCCTCAACGGCTCCCCAACCCTCACCCGCGCAATCGAGCAGGCCCTCAAGCGCACCCCCACACCCGAAACTCCCGGCGAAGCCCCCGCCGCAAAGCCCGCAGCCGCTGACGCCCAACCCGAGGCCGTCGCCGCCAAGTGA